The following proteins are co-located in the Bacteroidales bacterium genome:
- a CDS encoding DUF1016 N-terminal domain-containing protein produces MKLLKNNAPLSSLIKQIRTLVESTRENVARNINKEILQTYWKIGKHIVEFEQKGNIKAGYGKQLLINLSKELSIALGKGFSRSNLTYMRLFYIRYKKSETVSHQLSWSHYFELLKIDDDLERNFYQQQTIKENWSIRELKRHKTSAFAQGWFLFQRTRLTSSEHPPLQAIQFR; encoded by the coding sequence ATGAAGCTCTTAAAAAATAACGCCCCTCTTTCATCTCTAATCAAACAAATTAGAACTCTTGTTGAAAGTACACGAGAAAATGTTGCCAGAAATATCAACAAAGAAATTTTACAAACCTATTGGAAAATTGGAAAACATATTGTGGAATTCGAGCAAAAGGGAAATATAAAGGCAGGATATGGAAAGCAGTTGCTTATTAATCTTTCAAAAGAACTTTCTATTGCTTTAGGGAAAGGATTTTCTCGTTCTAATCTAACTTATATGCGACTGTTTTACATTCGTTATAAAAAAAGTGAGACAGTGTCTCACCAATTAAGTTGGTCGCATTATTTTGAGTTATTGAAAATAGATGATGATTTAGAACGGAATTTTTATCAACAGCAAACGATAAAAGAAAACTGGTCGATTCGTGAATTGAAAAGACATAAGACAAGTGCATTTGCACAAGGATGGTTTTTGTTTCAGAGGACACGTCTGACTTCGTCTGAACATCCACCACTGCAAGCAATACAGTTTCGTTAA